A genome region from Clupea harengus chromosome 7, Ch_v2.0.2, whole genome shotgun sequence includes the following:
- the snap29 gene encoding synaptosomal-associated protein 29, whose translation MAAYPGSHNPFADDDDEEETTGSRSKGGFNFNDEPPENRLTEAERRQQHLQQEVMRTAQSAVDSSNRSLGLIYESEKVGTETAEELMRQGEVLKRSERMVDNMEQDLRTSQRHINSIKSVWGGVVNYFKAKPDPKPPQREQPVGYQANSKLQNALTESKQQEDRYQDSHPNLRKLDTSGFGASAASNDNPSNQNGHPQNRHLKAAHQKLDCNLDDMSLGLSRLKNLGLGLQSEIDDQDVALDSLLNKVDNMDGRIGSTNRQLKKL comes from the exons ATGGCAGCGTACCCAGGATCCCACAACCCGTTCGCAGATGATGACGACGAGGAGGAGACGACAGGCTCCCGATCAAAGGGCGGCTTCAACTTCAACGACGAGCCTCCCGAAAACCGCTTGACCGAGGCTGAGCGTCGCCAGCAGCATCTTCAGCAGGAGGTGATGCGAACGGCGCAATCAGCCGTGGACAGCAGCAACAGGTCGCTTGGACTCATATACGAGTCGGAAAAAGTCGGCACAGAGACAGCAGAG GAGCTGATGCGCCAGGGTGAGGTGCTGAAGCGTTCTGAGCGTATGGTGGACAACATGGAGCAGGACCTGAGGACGAGCCAGAGGCACATCAACAGCATCAAGAGTGTGTGGGGCGGCGTCGTCAACTACTTCAAGGCCAAGCCCGACCCCAAACCCCCACAGAGAGAACAGCCCGTAGGATACCAGGCAAATAGCAA GCTACAGAATGCCCTCACAGAGAGCAAACAGCAAGAGGACCGGTACCAGGACAGCCATCCCAACCTAAGGAAACTAGACACATCTG GATTTGGAGCTTCGGCGGCATCAAATGATAATCCATCCAATCAAAACGGCCATCCTCAGAACAGACACCTAAAAGCTGCTCATCAAAAACTGGATTGCAACCTag ATGACATGTCTCTGGGCCTGAGCCGGCTGAAGAACCTGGGTCTGGGTCTACAGTCTGAGATTGATGATCAGGACGTGGCTCTGGACTCGCTGCTCAACAAAGTGGACAACATGGACGGACGCATCGGCTCCACCAACCGCCAGCTCAAAAAACTATAA